CTGTTTCTTATCGTGTTTGAACATGTGAGTTTGATGTTTAGAGCTCAGCTTTAACCACTTTATGGTATCTCTTTTTCAGGTGGTGGTGAAGATTGGAGGAACAACTTCTCTGAGAGAGAAGCATGCACTATTAAGAAAAGCAGAACAGGTTCAGCATCAGACATCATCCCACTATTTCTTTGGACCACAACATATATAaagtttagattaaaaaatgcTAACTTTtattttgtgtcaaaatttttcttgtttctagCCCCGgtatattaaaaaagtttatctAATTTTCCCTTTGTTACAGAGAGATCCAGCCGGAGGAACTCTGATCAAGTACGGCGAGGAAAGATTGACATTGATTCCGCACAAGTCACAGATATGCATAACTATAGGTATGTTGTGTTACTTATTCTCTTGCACCGGTCGCTCTCGTTGAGACAGTCGTGtttactttttccttttcttctggGCATAGGATTTTTGTAGCTACATGGAATGTAGCTGGAAAACCCCCTCCGAGTTATTTGAGTCTTGAAGATTGGCTTCATACATCACCTCCTGCTGACATTTATGTTCTTGGGTATGGCAAAAATTCCATCTTGTTCTCTTTTCTCTCATGTTTGAACTGTGAATGTTTCAATACAGAAGAGGAAGCCTCAATGATCCTTTTGTTATTCAGGTTTCAAGAAATTGTTCCTTTAAATGCTGGTAATGTTTTGGGGACAGAAAATAATGGTCCAGCCAGAAAATGGTTAGCCCTTATTAGGAAGACACTCAATAGCCTTCCTGGTACTAGTGGAGGTTGCCATACCCCTTCACCCATCCCTGATCCAGTTGTGGAATTAGATGCAGACTTTGAGGGCTCAACAAGGCAGAAAGCCTCGTCTTTCTTCCAGCGACGGTCCTTTCAGTCCTTGAGCCGCAGCATGAGAATggataatgatatatcaatgcaGCAACCCAGACTAGATAGACGATTCAGTGTCTGTGATCGGGTTATCTTTGGACACAGGCCTAGTGATTATGATCCCAATTTCAGATGGGGTTCCTCTGATGATGAGAATGGTCCTGGGGATTCGCCACTTCCCACACAATACTCGCCAATAACTTATAGTGGATCTTTTTCCATGGAGGATAGAGAGAGACCTATTGGACATTCAAGGTACTGTTTGGTTGCCAGTAAGCAAATGGTTGGAATATTTCTTACAGTGTGGGTGAAGAGTGATCTAAGAGACAATGTTTGCAACATGAAAGTGTCATGTGTAGGCAGAGGGTTGATGGGTTATCTTGGAAACAAGGTACATTTTTGCTTTTAGATCTTTTATCTGATTTCAGTGAAATTTTTGATGAACTAGACAAAGAAAAGGTGCCATTCTTATTCTTTTGGGTCTTCCAGGGTTCAATTTCAATTAGCATGTCATTGCATCAGACAAGCTTTTGCTTCGTCTGTAGTCATTTAACCTCTGGGCAGAAGGAGGGAGATGAGTTAAGAAGAAACTCTGACGTTATGGAGATCCTTAGAAAGACAAGGTTTCCCAGGGTTCATGGCATAGGAGATGAGAACTCCCCTCAAACAATTCTGGAGCATGAGTAAGGCCCTTAttcaactattttatatttttaagttttctaaTTTCCTTCTATGTGTTTGATTACTTTTAAATTGCAATGATTGGCAATTAAATCGGTCCAGCATTCCATGCTTTCTTTGTATTTTCGTTTgtgagaaattaaaatgaaaggCTTAGCCTTTTATTGctcaaaattcttaattttggtTATCTTGGTGTAGTCAAATCATATGGCTTGGGGATTTGAACTATCGGATTGCCCTTTCTTACCGTTCTGCAAAGGCTCTCGTGGAGATGCGCAATTGGAGAGCTTTGTTAGAGAATGACCAGGCATGTtgcttatattttcaaaaataatttagatttctTCAATGATTGAGTTCTCCTCTATTTAATATGTCATTGGAAATGAACGTTTTTATTAACCTATTCCAAGAATTGCTAAACCTGAAGATTTGATGGTTTAACACAGCTTAGAATAGAGCAAAGGAGGGGTCGTGTCTTTAACGGATGGAATGAAGGAAAGATTTATTTCCCACCAACATACAAGTATTCAAATAATTCAGATAGATATGCTGGGGATGATAGGCACCCAAAGGAGAAACGAAGAACTCCTGCGTGGTAACCTCTcctaaaaaaatgtttatccTAAACTCCCATATCCGCATTGTTATAGGACTGAATGAAAATACTGATAAAGAAATTACTTTTGCTTTGCATGTGTAGGTGTGATCGTATATTATGGTATGGAAGAGGCCTCAATCAATTATCTTATGTTCGTGGGGAGTCCAGATTCTCAGATCATAGACCAGTTTATAGTATATTCTTAGCAGAGGTTGAGTCTATAAATCGTTGTCGAATGAAGAAAAGCATGAGTTGTTCCAGTGCTAGAATTGAAGTTGAAGAGCTTTTGCCACACTCACATGGATATACTGAACTCAATTTCTATTGAGGGATGAATTTCTGAACAATCAATGTTCTTGTGTATCCTATTCTACTCAAGGCAACTCTGGAAAACTAAGCATTTTCTTGGAAGGTAATTTAGCTGTAAATGTAATTGTCATGAATCACATCTTTGTATCACTAGCATGtgaaatttcatttattcatCCTTTAATGGGATTTCATTCTCATACATACAAATCAAATGAAATGCATTTTGTTTACAAATTCTGATTCTGATTCTCCCTCCCAGCAAGTCAGGTACTTATTGACATCATGCGTGAAATCTATATATGAAGAATAAGAATTATTAGTTACTTGtatcaaaagatttattattatttatttatttttgtgccATTAAAAAATGGGGGCTACATGGATTCACCTCCAATGTAGACAGTATTGTGCTGGTCTTGATTACTATTAAAGTTTTTCTGTTGAGAAAATCTCTTTCCTGGTCTTATTCTCATCCTCTATTAGGTCCCGATTTTACAGTTTTCCACTGCTCCGAAGGAAGGAACTGTGTAATGTTGATAGAGAATTAGAGACATTCAAATGCCCACAGTCCAAAAGGTTGGTCCTCAACCTCTCTTTATAGCGTTGCCAGTAGTTCTTCTCAATACATTTGTCTAAATCTCTCCATTGTTTTTCCTTGTTATCACAACAGGTACAGACAGTGTGTTATTTTCATCAACTTCTGCACTGTTTGTGGCACGCATTCTTTTTTCGATAAGTCCTCATCAGCAATCAATACAACAGGCTCAAACCAAGTGTTAGAATCTTAGCAATAAGGTGAAAAAAGATAGGATAATTTATCATCATTCTCCTCCTGTTTAAGTTCTGCTAAAGTCTTTCACTAATTGTAATGTTTACAGCATTTATTAATGGTAGTTGGTCattatgatttgaaattaaaattaggcGATTTATGCAAATGTTAGCTTCAAATAGACTAGTTATAGAAGTTGGTCATTTGTTATGTGTTTGCTCAGTTGTTTGACAATTCCCTTTTGCTGACTCCTTTTGATTTTGCAGGAAATTCAACCAGGTGCATGCCAGTTATTCATTCTGTAAATGgaagaataataaaagaaatgtgtataacaaagtaaatatttattttaccatTCAAAGAGCTAAATGTATGATATGTATGCAGTGTACTTATTGGTGGTAGAAAAGAACAACTTGTGGTGCATTTGAGGCTTCTTTTTCTGCTACTGCTTAATGATTTTActgggaaaaaagaaataaagtcaTTGCCTTGGCTATCACCATTgttattataatcataattacAAAGGAAAAcgagttgaagaagaagaattgaaacAGCCTTCGTCTGCACTTTCTTATAGGAATGTCAGACCGCTGTGAATTGTACATAACATTAGCCctgctttcttttgttttgaaattcaAGCCTGCCCTTTTGGAAAATACACCAGGTTTTTCTTATTCAAGGACACATGACAGTGTGAAGAGGAAACCCTGGCCTTTCACATTTCTCCACGATTTGTCATGCTTGCATCATAACCACCTGCCATTGTTGTACTGGTTTTTCTAAGGTGATACCTTGAAACATCTCAAagtagagaaagaaagaaacctaAAATAACATAAGACAATGGAAACAAGGAGTAATGCTATATTTACACTTTTTTCAGTTGGTTttgttgaaaaaacaaatataacgAAGGCTTATTAGAATGGAACTGAAAACAACGCGCGCATATGGGGAACATATATTTGTTTCAAAAGAAAGACATGTTTCACCACTAGCTGGTTTTCCGGCCTTAGGAAATTGAGATTAGTAAAAGGATGTTTTTACAAACATGGAATGGACATGTGGCAGTTTTAGTGGGGCCGATGTGGCGAGAATGGCCCCACATTTAATGACTCCATAGCATGGGAAACATGGAATTTTGTATTTTCCACGTTTGAGCTATAGGCCAAAGGGAACGAGGCTTCCTCCATTAATGGCTTGTACCCAcggtattttaaaaatttaaatattcatataccattcaatttttgttagaaatttttgtttgagttaaaggtta
Above is a genomic segment from Mangifera indica cultivar Alphonso chromosome 3, CATAS_Mindica_2.1, whole genome shotgun sequence containing:
- the LOC123210900 gene encoding type I inositol polyphosphate 5-phosphatase 4-like — translated: MRDGSSKKSKLSWPKTLVKKWFNIKSKAEDFQADTVDYEGGGEDWRNNFSEREACTIKKSRTERSSRRNSDQVRRGKIDIDSAQVTDMHNYRIFVATWNVAGKPPPSYLSLEDWLHTSPPADIYVLGFQEIVPLNAGNVLGTENNGPARKWLALIRKTLNSLPGTSGGCHTPSPIPDPVVELDADFEGSTRQKASSFFQRRSFQSLSRSMRMDNDISMQQPRLDRRFSVCDRVIFGHRPSDYDPNFRWGSSDDENGPGDSPLPTQYSPITYSGSFSMEDRERPIGHSRYCLVASKQMVGIFLTVWVKSDLRDNVCNMKVSCVGRGLMGYLGNKGSISISMSLHQTSFCFVCSHLTSGQKEGDELRRNSDVMEILRKTRFPRVHGIGDENSPQTILEHDQIIWLGDLNYRIALSYRSAKALVEMRNWRALLENDQLRIEQRRGRVFNGWNEGKIYFPPTYKYSNNSDRYAGDDRHPKEKRRTPAWCDRILWYGRGLNQLSYVRGESRFSDHRPVYSIFLAEVESINRCRMKKSMSCSSARIEVEELLPHSHGYTELNFY